A single genomic interval of Zunongwangia sp. HGR-M22 harbors:
- the uvrA gene encoding excinuclease ABC subunit UvrA has translation MTKTEEKIEVLGARVHNLKNIDVEIPREKLVVITGLSGSGKSSLAFDTIYAEGQRRYIETFSAYARQFLGGLERPDVDKIEGLSPVIAIEQKTTSKNPRSTVGTITEIYDFLRLLFARAGEAYSYNTGEKMVSYTDNQIKELIIEHYKDKRVSILAPVVRSRKGHYRELFENIAKQGFVKVRTNGEIRDIVKGMKLDRYKTHDIEIVIDRLKIDDNTDAQKRLDESIKTAMYHGDDVLMIMEQETGETRFFSRNLMCPTTGISYPNPEPNTFSFNSPKGACPSCNGIGTLYKVNEDRIIPDKSKSIKKGGLAPHGPQKKNWVFSQLQLIADRFDFSLNDPIEKIPKEAMDMIMNGGKEKFSKESKTIGITREYKIDFEGVATFIEETFKNNDSTSLRRWAKEYMDKIECPTCNGSRLRKESLYFKIDDKNIAELANLDISDLVALFENMEDRLSEKQKKIATEVVKEIRTRLQFLEDVGLTYLNLNRSSKSLSGGEAQRIRLATQIGSQLVGVLYILDEPSIGLHQRDNEKLINSLVSLRDIGNSVIVVEHDKDMIERADHVIDIGPKAGKHGGEIISQGPPSEMHKNSTLTADYLSGKREIAVPKERRKGNGKKIKLTGASGNNLKNVSVDFPLGKMIAVTGVSGSGKSTLINETLYPIMNAHYFNGVKEPQPYKKIKGLDHIDKVIDINQSPIGRTPRSNPATYTGVFSEIRSLFAKTPEALIRGYKPGRFSFNVKGGRCETCKGGGLRVIEMNFLPDVYVECETCHGKRFNRETLEIRYKGKSIADVLEMTIDEATDFFEPIPKIYRKLNTIKNVGLGYITLGQQSTTLSGGEAQRIKLATELSKRDTGNTFYILDEPTTGLHFEDIRVLMEVLNKLTDKGNTVLIIEHNLDVIKMADHIIDIGPEGGKGGGEVIVTGTPEEVAKNKKSHTARFLKKELK, from the coding sequence ATGACGAAAACTGAAGAAAAAATAGAAGTTTTAGGAGCCAGAGTTCATAATTTAAAAAATATTGACGTAGAAATTCCACGTGAAAAATTAGTTGTGATCACGGGACTTTCAGGGTCTGGAAAATCTTCTCTTGCTTTTGATACGATTTATGCTGAAGGCCAACGCCGCTATATTGAAACATTTTCTGCTTACGCACGCCAGTTTCTTGGTGGCTTAGAACGTCCCGATGTCGATAAAATTGAAGGACTTTCTCCCGTAATTGCGATCGAGCAAAAAACCACTAGTAAAAATCCGCGTAGTACGGTAGGAACGATAACCGAGATTTACGATTTCTTGAGGCTTCTTTTTGCCCGTGCCGGTGAAGCTTACAGTTACAACACCGGTGAGAAAATGGTAAGTTATACCGATAATCAAATTAAAGAATTGATTATCGAACATTATAAGGATAAACGCGTAAGCATTTTGGCTCCCGTGGTGCGATCTAGAAAGGGACATTATAGAGAACTATTCGAAAATATAGCCAAACAGGGTTTTGTTAAAGTAAGAACCAACGGAGAGATTAGAGATATCGTAAAAGGCATGAAGCTAGATCGCTATAAAACGCACGATATAGAAATTGTAATCGACCGGCTTAAGATCGACGATAATACCGATGCGCAAAAACGTCTGGACGAGAGCATCAAAACCGCGATGTACCATGGTGATGATGTGCTGATGATCATGGAACAGGAAACCGGTGAGACGCGCTTTTTTAGTAGAAATCTAATGTGTCCTACAACCGGGATTTCATATCCAAACCCAGAACCTAATACTTTTTCTTTCAATTCTCCAAAAGGGGCTTGTCCTAGCTGTAATGGTATTGGTACACTCTATAAGGTTAATGAAGATCGAATTATACCAGATAAATCAAAGTCTATCAAAAAAGGCGGACTTGCGCCACATGGACCGCAAAAAAAGAATTGGGTATTTTCCCAACTTCAGCTTATTGCAGACCGATTTGACTTCAGCCTGAATGATCCTATTGAAAAAATTCCGAAGGAAGCCATGGATATGATCATGAATGGAGGGAAAGAGAAATTCAGTAAAGAATCTAAGACCATAGGCATTACTCGAGAATATAAAATCGATTTTGAAGGTGTTGCTACATTTATTGAAGAAACTTTTAAAAATAATGATTCTACTTCACTGCGACGATGGGCTAAAGAATATATGGACAAAATAGAATGTCCTACCTGTAATGGAAGTAGATTACGAAAAGAATCACTTTACTTTAAAATCGACGATAAAAATATTGCTGAATTAGCGAATCTTGATATTAGTGATCTGGTAGCTCTTTTTGAAAATATGGAAGATCGACTTTCAGAAAAACAAAAAAAGATCGCTACAGAAGTGGTTAAGGAGATTAGAACCCGACTTCAGTTTTTAGAAGATGTTGGGCTTACCTATTTAAACCTAAATCGAAGCTCTAAAAGTTTATCTGGTGGTGAAGCACAACGCATTCGATTGGCGACTCAAATTGGGTCGCAATTAGTTGGCGTACTTTATATTTTAGATGAACCAAGTATTGGTTTGCATCAGCGTGATAACGAAAAACTAATCAATTCCTTGGTTTCTTTGCGAGATATCGGAAATTCAGTAATCGTGGTAGAACACGACAAAGATATGATCGAACGTGCCGATCATGTAATTGATATTGGGCCAAAAGCAGGAAAACACGGTGGGGAAATTATTAGCCAGGGACCACCTTCAGAAATGCATAAAAACAGCACGCTTACTGCAGATTATTTAAGCGGTAAAAGAGAAATCGCTGTTCCGAAGGAAAGAAGAAAAGGCAACGGGAAGAAAATAAAACTTACTGGTGCTAGCGGAAATAACCTAAAAAATGTTTCAGTAGACTTTCCTCTGGGAAAAATGATCGCTGTAACTGGAGTTTCGGGAAGTGGAAAATCAACCTTAATCAATGAGACTCTTTACCCGATTATGAATGCGCATTACTTTAATGGCGTTAAAGAACCTCAACCTTATAAGAAAATAAAGGGATTAGATCATATCGATAAAGTAATTGATATCAATCAATCGCCGATTGGGCGCACGCCAAGAAGTAACCCGGCGACCTATACCGGTGTTTTTTCTGAAATCAGAAGCCTTTTCGCTAAAACTCCTGAAGCTTTAATTAGAGGTTATAAACCTGGGAGATTCAGTTTTAACGTAAAAGGTGGTCGATGTGAAACTTGTAAAGGTGGCGGACTTCGAGTAATCGAAATGAATTTTTTACCCGATGTTTATGTGGAATGTGAAACCTGCCACGGAAAAAGATTTAACCGCGAAACTTTAGAAATTAGGTATAAAGGCAAATCGATTGCAGATGTGTTAGAAATGACTATCGACGAAGCAACAGATTTCTTTGAGCCCATACCCAAAATCTATCGAAAATTAAATACAATTAAAAATGTTGGTTTAGGCTATATTACGCTTGGGCAACAAAGTACTACCTTATCTGGAGGTGAAGCTCAACGAATTAAATTAGCTACTGAATTATCTAAACGTGATACCGGCAATACATTTTATATTTTAGATGAACCCACAACCGGACTTCATTTTGAAGATATTAGAGTATTAATGGAAGTCCTTAATAAATTAACCGATAAAGGAAATACAGTTTTAATTATCGAGCATAATCTGGATGTTATTAAAATGGCAGATCATATTATCGATATTGGCCCAGAAGGTGGTAAAGGTGGCGGCGAAGTGATCGTTACCGGCACACCAGAAGAAGTCGCCAAAAACAAGAAAAGCCATACGGCTAGATTCCTAAAAAAAGAACTTAAATAA
- a CDS encoding metalloprotease, translated as MVAQHYISIDARINKEESKIYIQQEVKFLNTSTEAIREVYLNDWANAFKDKSTPLARRFEEEYIRKFHFSKPEEKGYTTINNVKLDGDSLIWLRPKDHPDILRVLLNKKIEPGASVFLHFDYNIKLPSDKFTRFGVGDKGDYKLKFWYLTPAVFNGGWKIYSHKDIGEQFTPPADIDIHLNTPTEFSPSSSLNITENYVEGNRRRISLSGKNRVESELLLTQTYQLETLPVGRHRLVTNLDDDGLQPEIKDLILTRIFDFLEERLGAYPHKKLLITREDYLKNPVYGLNQLPDFIRPFPDGFNYDIQQLKTITNNFLSNSLLLNPREDQWIYDAIAISIMMDYVDRYYPKMKLLGSLSKIIGLRWFHAADLEFNDRYQLLYMNMARMNIDQPLNEHKDSLLKFNLNIANPYKAGIGIKYLEDYLGSTAVRNSISKFYSENKLKLSNAEEFASILRNNTDKNIDWFFEDYVSTRKKIDFKISKLKKSKDSLKVTIKNRRENSLPVSLYAIRNDQIIYKTWVDSINKEKTVTIPRNDAERIALNYEQIIPEFNQRNNYKGVSKLFNKPLQFRLLEDVEDPRYTQVFFMPEFEYNLYDGIALGPKLYNTTFLSRNFSFKLSPKYGFNSNTIVGSAGLDYTWQYLNRDLSTIRMGISGNRFSYGYDLYYRRYTPYLSFYFRPQNLRDNERQTLSIRNVNVFRDDNPEIENETPNYNVFNVRYAFSKSYLVDRTSALIDYQLAENFSKVSLTLQYRKLFKNNRQLNLRFFGGAFIYRDIQDSDYFSFALDRPTDYLFDYNYYGRSEGSGLFSQQIIMAEGGFKSQVMPEYANQWITTVNASTNIWKWIFAYGDAGIVKNQGKNSEFLYDSGVRVALVEDYFELFFPVYSNLGWEVAQPNYDQKIRFIVSLDINTLIRLFTRRWY; from the coding sequence TTGGTCGCTCAGCATTATATTTCAATAGATGCTAGAATAAATAAAGAAGAGAGTAAAATTTATATTCAACAGGAAGTTAAATTTTTAAATACTTCCACAGAAGCAATTAGGGAAGTTTATCTAAATGATTGGGCGAATGCGTTTAAGGATAAAAGTACTCCCCTGGCACGGCGCTTTGAGGAAGAATACATAAGAAAATTTCATTTTTCTAAACCAGAAGAAAAAGGATATACTACGATAAATAATGTAAAACTGGATGGTGACAGTCTTATTTGGCTAAGACCTAAAGACCATCCAGATATTCTTCGGGTTCTGTTAAATAAAAAAATCGAACCTGGTGCATCAGTATTTCTTCATTTTGATTACAATATCAAATTGCCCAGCGATAAATTTACTCGCTTTGGTGTAGGCGATAAGGGAGATTACAAATTAAAATTCTGGTATTTAACTCCGGCTGTTTTTAATGGGGGTTGGAAAATTTATAGCCATAAAGATATTGGCGAGCAATTTACACCGCCTGCTGATATTGATATTCATCTAAATACACCTACCGAATTTAGTCCTTCGAGCTCATTAAATATTACCGAAAATTATGTTGAAGGCAATAGAAGACGCATTTCATTATCGGGGAAAAACCGGGTTGAATCTGAACTTTTACTTACCCAAACTTACCAGTTAGAAACCTTACCCGTTGGTCGCCATCGATTAGTAACTAATCTTGATGATGATGGTTTACAGCCAGAAATAAAAGATCTAATTCTTACTAGAATTTTTGATTTCTTAGAAGAACGTTTGGGTGCATATCCCCACAAAAAACTTTTAATTACCAGAGAAGATTATCTTAAAAATCCTGTTTATGGCTTAAACCAATTACCCGATTTTATAAGACCTTTCCCCGATGGTTTTAATTATGATATTCAGCAATTAAAAACAATTACCAACAATTTTCTTAGCAATAGCCTTTTACTTAATCCTAGAGAAGATCAATGGATTTATGATGCCATAGCTATTTCAATAATGATGGATTATGTAGATCGTTATTATCCAAAAATGAAACTTCTTGGTAGTCTTAGTAAAATTATAGGTCTTCGCTGGTTTCATGCAGCAGATCTGGAATTTAATGATCGCTATCAATTGCTTTATATGAATATGGCGCGAATGAATATCGATCAGCCTCTAAATGAACATAAAGATTCGCTATTAAAATTTAACCTTAATATTGCCAATCCTTATAAAGCCGGAATTGGAATAAAATATTTAGAAGATTATCTTGGAAGCACGGCTGTAAGAAATTCGATTTCTAAATTTTATTCAGAAAATAAATTAAAGCTGAGCAATGCAGAAGAATTTGCTTCGATACTTCGCAACAATACCGATAAGAATATCGATTGGTTTTTCGAGGACTATGTGAGTACTCGTAAAAAAATCGATTTCAAAATATCGAAACTCAAAAAATCTAAAGATTCACTTAAGGTTACAATTAAAAATCGTCGGGAAAATAGCCTGCCCGTTTCTCTATATGCGATTAGAAACGACCAAATAATTTACAAAACATGGGTAGACAGTATTAATAAGGAGAAAACGGTTACGATCCCGCGTAATGACGCCGAAAGAATTGCACTAAACTACGAGCAGATAATCCCTGAGTTTAATCAACGCAATAATTACAAAGGGGTTAGTAAATTATTCAACAAACCACTTCAGTTTAGATTACTAGAAGATGTTGAAGACCCACGATATACACAGGTTTTTTTTATGCCAGAGTTCGAATACAATTTATACGACGGTATAGCCTTAGGCCCTAAATTATATAATACAACATTTTTGTCACGCAATTTCAGTTTTAAATTATCTCCAAAATATGGTTTTAATAGTAATACAATCGTTGGGAGCGCAGGTTTAGATTACACTTGGCAATATCTAAATCGCGATTTAAGCACTATTAGAATGGGCATAAGTGGTAATAGATTTTCTTATGGATACGATTTGTATTATAGAAGATACACCCCTTATCTTAGCTTTTACTTTAGGCCGCAAAATCTTCGCGATAACGAAAGACAAACTTTATCCATAAGAAATGTAAATGTTTTTCGCGATGATAACCCGGAGATTGAAAATGAAACCCCTAATTACAATGTTTTCAATGTTCGCTATGCTTTTAGCAAATCGTATTTAGTAGATCGTACCTCAGCACTGATAGATTACCAGCTTGCAGAAAATTTTAGTAAAGTTTCATTAACACTTCAATATCGTAAGCTTTTCAAAAATAATCGCCAGTTAAATTTAAGATTTTTTGGTGGAGCATTTATTTATAGAGACATACAGGATTCAGATTACTTTAGCTTCGCTCTAGATCGCCCTACAGATTATTTGTTCGATTATAATTACTACGGAAGAAGCGAAGGCTCTGGATTATTTAGCCAGCAAATTATTATGGCTGAAGGCGGCTTTAAATCTCAGGTGATGCCAGAATACGCAAACCAATGGATTACTACAGTTAATGCAAGTACTAATATCTGGAAATGGATTTTTGCTTACGGTGATGCCGGAATAGTAAAAAACCAAGGCAAGAACAGCGAATTTCTATACGATTCAGGAGTTCGCGTAGCCCTTGTTGAAGACTATTTCGAATTATTTTTCCCGGTTTATTCAAATCTGGGCTGGGAAGTGGCTCAACCCAATTATGACCAAAAAATTCGATTTATAGTTTCTCTGGATATCAATACATTAATAAGATTATTTACCAGACGTTGGTACTAA
- a CDS encoding acyl carrier protein phosphodiesterase, producing the protein MNYLAHIYLSGNNDMLKIGNFIADSVKGKQYLEYPKAVQKGITLHRNIDEFTDSHSIVHQSVRRLFEKYSHYSTVIVDILYDHFLAANWQDFHKTKLEDYSADFYNLIQNNPDVLPKRVKNFMPYMIEHNWLVTYSTIDGIGLILSQMNKRTKFRSKMDESVNELREYYDEFKDEFYRFFAELEEFSEKRKKELLEQ; encoded by the coding sequence ATGAATTACCTCGCCCACATTTACCTTTCTGGCAATAACGACATGCTTAAAATCGGTAATTTTATCGCCGATTCTGTAAAAGGAAAGCAATATTTAGAATACCCAAAAGCCGTACAAAAGGGAATTACTTTACATCGCAATATCGATGAATTTACAGACTCTCACTCTATTGTTCACCAAAGTGTTCGCCGACTTTTTGAGAAATATTCGCATTACAGTACCGTAATCGTTGATATTTTATACGATCATTTTTTGGCAGCCAACTGGCAGGATTTTCATAAAACGAAATTAGAAGATTACAGTGCAGATTTTTACAATCTTATTCAAAATAATCCCGATGTGTTACCAAAACGGGTGAAAAATTTTATGCCCTATATGATCGAGCATAATTGGCTTGTTACCTATTCTACTATAGACGGAATTGGTCTAATTTTATCACAAATGAATAAGCGTACAAAATTTAGATCGAAAATGGACGAATCTGTAAACGAACTTCGAGAATATTATGATGAGTTTAAAGATGAATTCTATAGGTTTTTTGCTGAACTTGAAGAATTTTCAGAAAAAAGAAAAAAAGAACTACTAGAACAGTAA
- the glmM gene encoding phosphoglucosamine mutase: MSLIKSISGIRGTIGGKIGDNLTPIDTVKFAAAYGTWLKWTSDKKDLKVVIGRDARISGSMIQQLTVNTLIGLGINVIDIDLSTTPTVEVAVPLENADGGIILTASHNPKQWNALKLLNRKGEFLSGEDGAKILEIAESDDFNFAEVDDLGKITEIDDYIDRHIEEVLKLKLVDVEKVKSAKFKVVVDAVNSTGGIAIPKLLQKLGAEVVELYCEPNGHFPHNPEPLKEHLTDICKLVKTENADFGVVVDPDVDRLAFVDETGEMFGEEYTLVACADYVLGKTPGDTVSNLSSSRALRDVTQKHGGNYNASAVGEVNVVTLMKESNAVIGGEGNGGIIYPEAHYGRDSLVGVALFLTHLAEKNVKVSELRAEYPAYYMSKNKIELTPQIDVDAILKSMEEKYADEEISTLDGVKIDFPENWVHLRKSNTEPIIRIYTEAKSQQKADELAQQMIEEIKKIIS, from the coding sequence ATGAGCTTAATAAAATCTATTTCAGGAATACGTGGCACTATTGGTGGAAAAATTGGTGATAACTTAACACCTATCGATACCGTAAAGTTTGCTGCCGCTTACGGAACCTGGTTAAAATGGACTTCAGATAAAAAAGATTTAAAGGTCGTTATTGGTCGCGACGCCAGAATTTCTGGGAGTATGATCCAACAACTAACGGTAAATACATTAATTGGCTTAGGAATAAACGTGATAGATATTGATTTGTCTACAACACCAACAGTTGAAGTTGCGGTGCCTTTAGAAAATGCAGATGGCGGAATTATCCTCACTGCAAGTCACAATCCAAAACAATGGAATGCATTAAAATTGCTGAATAGGAAAGGTGAATTTTTAAGCGGTGAAGACGGAGCCAAGATTCTTGAAATCGCCGAGAGTGATGATTTTAATTTTGCCGAAGTAGATGATCTTGGAAAAATTACTGAAATCGATGATTATATTGATCGACATATCGAGGAAGTTTTAAAACTGAAGTTGGTAGATGTTGAAAAGGTAAAATCTGCAAAATTTAAAGTGGTTGTAGATGCGGTAAATTCGACCGGAGGAATAGCTATCCCAAAACTTCTACAAAAATTAGGCGCTGAGGTTGTTGAATTATATTGTGAACCAAATGGTCATTTTCCGCATAATCCAGAACCTTTAAAAGAACATCTTACTGATATTTGCAAATTGGTTAAAACGGAAAATGCCGATTTTGGAGTGGTAGTAGATCCCGATGTGGATCGTTTGGCCTTTGTCGATGAAACCGGAGAAATGTTTGGTGAAGAATATACGTTAGTGGCCTGTGCCGATTATGTGCTGGGAAAAACTCCGGGTGATACAGTTAGTAATTTATCGTCCTCTAGAGCTTTACGCGACGTTACCCAAAAACATGGCGGAAATTATAATGCCAGCGCTGTTGGAGAAGTAAATGTGGTCACCTTAATGAAAGAAAGTAATGCGGTAATTGGTGGAGAAGGAAACGGCGGAATTATTTATCCTGAAGCGCATTACGGGCGTGATAGTTTGGTAGGTGTAGCCTTGTTTTTAACGCATTTAGCTGAAAAGAACGTAAAAGTTTCTGAACTGCGAGCTGAATATCCTGCGTATTATATGAGCAAAAATAAAATTGAACTGACTCCGCAAATCGATGTCGATGCCATTTTAAAATCGATGGAAGAGAAATATGCTGATGAAGAAATTAGCACGTTAGACGGAGTGAAAATCGATTTTCCTGAAAACTGGGTACATCTAAGAAAATCGAACACAGAACCTATTATTCGAATTTATACCGAAGCAAAATCACAACAAAAAGCAGATGAACTTGCACAACAAATGATCGAAGAGATTAAAAAAATAATCTCATAA
- a CDS encoding alpha-ketoacid dehydrogenase subunit alpha/beta: protein MQSETETKESISYEDFKTQVLEDYKVAVTSRECSLLGRREVLTGKAKFGIFGDGKELPQLAMAKSFKNGDFRSGYYRDQTFMMAIGALTIENFFAGLYADTDINNEPMSAGRQMGGHFISHNINEDGSWKNLMEQKNSSADISPTAGQMPRLLGLAQASKIYRHVEGIDAEKFSDNGNEIAWGTIGNASTSEGHFWETVNAAGVLQVPMILSVWDDEYGISVHAKHQTTKESISEVLKGFQRDEDKNNGYEIIVVNGWDYVALVEAYDKAQQIARAEHCPVLIHVVELTQPQGHSTSGSHERYKSEKRLAWEKEYDCNTQFRKWIIDNRFSTPEEISDLEKNIKREVREGKKRAWEAYINPNKQRQKELLHLLSTIAKKSEDAENIKKLINGLKSCKEPLKKDVLSTARKSLRYLINFEGSEKRDLLAWMEDFKVQTDDEYSSHLYSNNKKIDEEIKPVYSDESKTVDARIVIRDNFDKIFETRPETLIFGEDAGEIGDVNQGLEGLQKKYGEYRVADTGIREATILGQGIGLSLRGLRPIAEIQYLDYVMYALQTISDDLSTLHYRTKGTQKNPLIVRTRGHRLEGIWHSGSQLGGLLNLMRGVYVLVPRNMTKAAGFYNNLLDLDNPALVIECLNGYRLKEKLPENLGKFKTPIGKVETIREGKDITIVSYGSTLRIIEQSAEELAESGIDVEIIDVQSLVPFDISKDIVESVKKTSRLLVIDEDVPGGASSYILQQVLEDQNAWRYLDSKPQTLTAKEHRPAYGSDGDYFSKPSPEDVFEKVYGTMHETNPEKFPKFI from the coding sequence ATGCAAAGCGAAACCGAAACTAAAGAATCGATTTCTTACGAAGATTTTAAAACTCAGGTTTTAGAAGATTATAAAGTTGCCGTTACGAGCCGAGAATGTAGTTTACTGGGAAGACGAGAAGTACTAACCGGAAAAGCTAAATTTGGTATTTTTGGAGACGGAAAAGAATTGCCGCAACTTGCTATGGCAAAAAGCTTTAAAAACGGAGATTTTAGATCTGGTTACTATCGCGATCAAACGTTTATGATGGCGATTGGAGCTCTTACCATAGAAAACTTCTTTGCCGGTCTTTACGCCGATACAGATATTAATAATGAGCCAATGTCTGCAGGTCGCCAAATGGGTGGCCATTTTATTTCCCACAACATAAATGAAGACGGAAGTTGGAAAAATTTGATGGAGCAGAAAAACTCTAGTGCAGATATTTCTCCAACTGCAGGGCAAATGCCAAGATTATTAGGTTTGGCGCAAGCTTCTAAAATTTATCGTCATGTTGAAGGTATTGATGCTGAAAAATTTTCAGATAACGGAAATGAAATTGCATGGGGCACCATTGGAAATGCCAGTACCAGTGAAGGACATTTTTGGGAGACTGTAAACGCAGCAGGTGTTTTGCAAGTTCCAATGATCTTAAGCGTTTGGGATGATGAATACGGAATTTCTGTTCACGCAAAACATCAAACAACTAAAGAAAGTATTTCTGAAGTTTTAAAAGGTTTCCAAAGAGATGAAGATAAAAACAATGGTTACGAAATAATCGTTGTGAATGGTTGGGATTATGTGGCCCTTGTTGAAGCTTATGATAAAGCTCAGCAAATTGCCAGAGCAGAACATTGCCCGGTACTGATTCATGTGGTTGAGTTAACACAACCGCAAGGTCACTCGACCTCTGGATCTCACGAACGTTACAAAAGTGAAAAACGTCTTGCGTGGGAAAAAGAATATGATTGTAATACACAATTTAGAAAATGGATTATCGATAATAGATTCAGCACTCCTGAAGAGATTAGTGATTTAGAAAAGAATATTAAGCGAGAAGTACGAGAAGGTAAAAAACGCGCTTGGGAGGCTTATATTAATCCTAATAAACAAAGACAAAAAGAATTACTGCATCTTTTAAGCACGATAGCTAAGAAGAGTGAAGATGCAGAGAATATCAAGAAATTAATCAATGGGCTAAAAAGTTGCAAAGAGCCTCTTAAAAAGGATGTTCTTTCAACTGCGAGGAAAAGTTTAAGATATCTTATTAATTTTGAAGGTAGTGAAAAAAGAGATTTGCTAGCCTGGATGGAAGACTTCAAAGTCCAAACCGATGATGAATATAGCAGCCACCTTTATAGTAACAACAAAAAAATTGATGAAGAAATAAAACCAGTTTATAGTGACGAGTCGAAAACTGTGGATGCTAGAATTGTAATTCGTGATAATTTCGATAAGATTTTTGAAACTCGTCCAGAAACCTTAATTTTTGGAGAAGACGCTGGAGAAATTGGAGATGTAAACCAAGGTTTAGAAGGGCTTCAGAAAAAATATGGAGAATACCGTGTTGCCGATACAGGGATTAGAGAAGCGACGATCTTAGGCCAGGGTATTGGTTTATCTTTAAGAGGTTTACGTCCTATAGCTGAAATTCAGTATTTAGATTATGTAATGTACGCACTACAAACAATTAGTGACGATTTATCAACTTTACATTATCGTACCAAGGGAACACAAAAAAACCCACTTATTGTTAGAACTCGTGGACATCGCCTGGAAGGAATCTGGCATAGTGGATCGCAACTTGGTGGACTTTTAAATTTAATGCGAGGTGTATATGTTTTGGTTCCTAGAAACATGACAAAAGCTGCTGGCTTCTATAACAATCTTTTAGATTTAGATAATCCTGCATTAGTTATCGAATGTTTAAATGGCTATCGTTTAAAGGAAAAGCTGCCAGAAAATTTAGGAAAGTTCAAAACACCAATCGGAAAAGTAGAAACCATTAGAGAGGGTAAAGATATCACCATAGTATCTTATGGTTCAACACTTAGAATTATTGAACAGAGTGCTGAAGAACTAGCTGAAAGCGGAATAGATGTTGAAATTATCGATGTCCAATCTTTAGTTCCTTTTGATATTTCCAAAGACATTGTAGAAAGCGTTAAGAAAACTAGCCGTCTTCTGGTAATCGATGAGGATGTGCCAGGTGGGGCCTCTTCTTATATTTTACAACAAGTGCTGGAAGATCAAAATGCATGGAGATATTTGGATAGCAAACCACAAACGCTAACTGCCAAAGAACATCGCCCGGCGTACGGTAGTGATGGTGATTATTTTTCTAAGCCATCACCCGAGGATGTTTTTGAAAAAGTTTATGGCACTATGCATGAAACCAATCCAGAAAAATTCCCAAAATTTATCTAA
- a CDS encoding TIGR00730 family Rossman fold protein: MRPKQGGKTWNEIRTNDSWAIFKIMGEFVNGYEKLSQIGPCVSIFGSARTKPDMKYYKLTEEVAKKIVDHGYGIITGGGPGIMEAGNKGAHLAGGTSVGLNIELPFEQHDNPYIDNDKSLDFDYFFVRKVMFVKYSQGFVVMPGGFGTLDELFEAITLIQTHKIDKFPIILVGSDFWSGLVEWIKTTLLDSFKNISAPDMDLVQVVDTPEEVIEILDKFYEEYNLSPNF, encoded by the coding sequence ATGAGACCAAAACAAGGAGGAAAAACCTGGAACGAAATAAGAACAAACGATAGCTGGGCAATCTTTAAAATTATGGGCGAGTTTGTGAACGGATACGAAAAATTGAGTCAGATTGGCCCATGTGTTTCGATATTTGGTTCAGCTCGTACAAAACCCGATATGAAATATTATAAGCTTACTGAAGAAGTAGCGAAGAAAATAGTAGATCATGGCTACGGAATTATAACAGGTGGTGGTCCCGGGATTATGGAAGCAGGAAACAAAGGAGCACATCTTGCCGGAGGAACTTCAGTTGGACTTAATATTGAACTACCTTTTGAGCAGCACGACAATCCATATATTGACAATGATAAAAGTTTAGATTTCGATTATTTCTTTGTAAGAAAGGTAATGTTCGTTAAATATTCTCAGGGATTTGTAGTAATGCCGGGAGGTTTTGGAACTTTAGACGAATTGTTTGAAGCTATTACACTTATTCAAACCCATAAAATCGACAAGTTTCCTATAATTTTAGTGGGAAGCGATTTTTGGAGTGGTTTGGTAGAATGGATAAAAACTACGTTATTAGATAGTTTTAAAAACATTAGTGCTCCAGATATGGATCTTGTTCAGGTAGTTGATACTCCAGAGGAAGTAATTGAAATTCTGGATAAATTTTATGAAGAGTACAATTTAAGTCCTAACTTCTAA